Genomic DNA from Neorhodopirellula lusitana:
ACAATCGCGAACCATTGCATCGGTTGTCATCCGAGACATGAGATCCGCCAATGCTCTCAAGGGCACCTGCGGCGGTAGGGCAATGGGATGTGCTCCACCCCGTTGGAGTTGTCAGGTGGTCCTTTTCGGAGCGTAGGTTTCTAGTTTGCGATTCCCGGTAAGTAGGAATTGGCGGGCAGGATGCCTACCCCACGTTTTAATCGGGATGGAGCGGATAAGGATGGGCTGGCAGAAGCGATTCAGCCTGCGGTACGACCGCCGGTTTTCCTGGTCAGCCGAGTTTCATTGGCAAGCCAACTGAATCAGGTTAATCGTGCGGCAATCATTCGCATCACGTTCGGCTGCAGTACGGCTGTTAGGTGCGTTGCCCAAACGTCCAAGACCTCGATGGATGGAACTGCTTCAAGAGATACCTTGCGAACGCATTCGTCGATCCGGGACCAAATGACGGTGCGCCGCACGCGGTTGTCGAGAGGAAGCCGGTCGTCGAGATCAAGATTGAGGAACGCCGAATCAGGATCGCTTAGGATGTTGAGTTCTGGAATGCAACCAAGGGTCGCCATGTGCAGCCCGGCGGTGATCAACCCGAGTTTCAACCCCGGTGTCACAGACACCAATTGTCGGACGCAGTGGTCGGGCGTATTCGCAATGGCTTGTCGCGACACCCAGTCGCCAAAGCTGTGCGACACGATCCCGACACTGTCATCGAGACCTTCCGGCCGGATCAGCTTCCCCAAGCGTTGAACACTTTCACGGGTGTCACGCATCACAACTCGATCGTTGAAAATATCAATACGTGAATGCTGCTTTAAAAGCATCTGCTTCAACGGCCAAAACAAGCATCGCGGCTCTAGCAACCCCGATACCAGGATGACTCGCTTGATGGCAGTGGGCTGGTTGGTGGTCAAAATATCTCGCTTGCTAAGGCAGCTTGTGATTCCCGGTTCGCGATTTGAAATCGGTCTCGTGCTCTCGTGTGGAGCGATGGCTCTTCCCGAACACTGGCAGTACGAAAGTTCGTTTTGCCGATCTTAACTCCTGAACCAGCATCATCACACCCGCAGACGGTCGGCTTGTGGGTGACACGGCAAATGGAGTTTTCCTAAGCCTGGCTCATCTCGCGTCGAATTCCGAACACGATGGTAGTTGCTTGCAAGGTTGCCCAAACGATCAGCACACTCCACCAATGTGTCACGGCCAATTCATCGCTCGGTGAATACCACCATCCCCAGCCGACTGCGATCACACCGGGGATGGCGGTTGCGGTTAACAGAATGAACGTTTGGCCGATTCCTTTTGCCGCTGCACCTAGCAATAGGCTTGCAACGTCGACCAGGCAGTACACGGCTGCATAACGGAGCAAGATGATCGCCAACGGTTCGATCTCTGAGCGTTCGATCGGGTCAAGACCACCCAATAAAATCTGCAAAAGTGGACCTGGGAACGCGAGCATCACTGCCGCGATTGCAATCGCGACCACAACGCCAATCACCGACGCCTGCCGCATGACTTTCTTAGCCAGATTGGTTCCACCGCTCGCAAACCCTTGGCCGACCACGACCGTGACCGCGGTGGCCAAGCCAATCGCCGGAATCGACAGCAGTTGATACAGGCTCAGTGCGGCTGACGTTGCGGCCAATCCCGTCACCGATGCCGAGCCGATAATCAACAACACAAAGCTGAACAGACTCGATCGTACTAACTGCTGCAGTCCGAGTGCCGATCCGGGCACGACAATCTCAGCGATCAACTTTCGGTTCGGTCGCCAAACCGCCAGACGATGCCGACCGAACGATTTCAGTCGAACAAGCAGGAACGCAAAAACGGCGACCTTGAACCACATTGATAACGCGGTCGCTAGGGCTGCACCGAACACGCCCAATGCTGGGATTCCTAGGCCTCCGAAGATGAGCCAGAAATCCAAACCGACGTTCAGGATCGCCGACGCAATGTTGCTGCGCAAGATCGGTGTCGTTACCCGTCGCCCCACAAAAAACGCAGTCAAACCTGCCTCCAACATGGAAGCGGGGGCGACCAGCAACAGCGTTCGGAAATACTGTGACTCGTTCGTCGCTAAATCCGGTTCATGCCCGAATGCTTCGAACAATTGCGGGCTGAACCACCCGATCAAAGCAAACAGTGGGACGCTGGCGATCGTCAACCAGACACATTGCCACAACAGCGACCACACACGACCAAACGTGGCTCCGCGATTCCGTCGATCTCCCATTGCTAGCGCGACTAGCGGCGTAATGAATCCCATCGTCGTCACAGGGATGCAGGCCACGGCCCAGTACAGATTGCCGGCCGACACAGACGCGGCGGAAGACGTCGGCCCGTACCACATCAAAAGGGTGCGATCGGTGAACAAGGTGATCGCAAAGCAGCCAACGGTCGCGGCCAACGGCACGGCGACAGCCAGCAAAGCTCGGTATCCGAATTCGTTTCGTTTGTTTGTTGGGAGTTTCCGATCCATCAATCAGCCAGCATTGTCGCAGTATCCGCCACAGCGGACTCGGTGAGGAACTCAATGCCGCACAGTCGACATCACCCTGACGCGAATCGGCCCGGAAAGTGCAGCCTAATGGGGCGTGGCGCAAGCTTGTCCAGCAAGCTTCCCAAAACGTGTCATCGAAATCCCTTTGCGATTTTCATGCCACCGCCTCCCGCGTCCTCTCACACTTTCAATCAGAACGATAAGGAACCAACACTGTGTCCGCTACCACACCAACGACCCGGCCTGTTTCGGCCTTCGCCCACCTGAGTCATGCCGTTCGCGAAATGTTTTATTCGTTGCAAGTTTCAATCAATGAAGCAGATGAAATTACCCGTGAAGCAGGAGTTGTGATCGGAGAAACCGAGCCGGGATCGATGTTGCCAATTGACGTCCGCAAGCTGCGTTAGCAATCGTCAGGCCTTCAAGTGCACCCCCAATGGCACGCCCGTTGCTATGACCGCATCGTCCGCTTCAAACAACGGATGAAGTCAACACGATGGATCGTTTCAACATAGCTGGTCGTATCGAAAGACGACCTCACACAGGGGTAAGCATCATGAAAATTGGAATTGTCGGCCACGTTAAGTTTCCGATTGCCAAACCGTTCTCGGGAGGCCTGGAAACTTTCACGCATGGCTATGTTAAAGCTCTTGTGGAGCGTGGCCATGATGTAACGCTCTTCGCATCGGGCGACTCGGATCGTTCGCTACCGCTTTCACCGATTGTCCGACGGGCTACCATCCCCGACTCGCGGCGTCGACTTGGCCGAGTGCATAACGGTTGGATCGAAAGCACCGAAGACGAGGCCTACGATACCTTGATGGCGAAGTTGGCCGGCAGCGATTACGACGTCATCCACAATCACTCGCTAAGTCCGATCCCACTTCGCTTTGCCAACCTGTTGTCGGTGCCAATGGTGACCACCCTGCATGCTCCGGTGTTGCCGCGAATGGAAGCCGAAATCAAGTCGAATGGTCGGTGTGGGATGTTCGTGAATATCTCGAACGCCAATGCCGCCCATTGGAGCCGAGTGTTGAGCGAACAAGCGGTGATTCACAACGGAGTGGACGTCGATTTCTGGCGAGGCTGCTCGCCGGTAAAACAGAATCGAGCCGTTTGGTTTGGACGAATCCTGGCGGATAAGGGGCCGCACTTTGCAATCGAAGCAGCGCACAAGGCTGGCCTGCCGATCGACATCGTTGGGCCGATATCAGACCAGGCGTATTTCGATAACGAGGTGGCTCCCCGGTTGCGATCGGACGACAGATATCTCGGACATCAAACGCATGATGAATTATGCGGTATCATCAGTCGGTCGTCGGTGGCGTTAGTCACGCCGTGTTGGGATGAGCCGTTTGGGTTGGTCGTTGCCGAAGCACTCGCGTGTGGAACGCCCGTCGCCGGGTTCAAGCGGGGTGCGTTGCCGGAAATTGTCATCCCGTCAGTTGGGCGTCTGGCCACGCCTGGCGACACGACAGCTTTAGCCCGAGCGGTTCGGCAGTGTCTTCGCTTGAACGGAGAGGTTTGTCGCCGGGTTGCTCAAGAGAACTTTAGCTTTGAACGAATGGTTTCGCAGTACGAAGACGTCTACGCCCGTGTCGCTACGAGGATAGCCGCGTGAATCAGCCGAGCATCGGATTCTATGTTCACTACCACGGCATGGGCCACAAGCACCGTGCCGAGTGCATCCTCCAGCATTTGACCTTGCCCGCGACGGTCGTCACTAGCAATTTGGATCGTTTGTCTTGGAACGGTCCGACACTGAAAGAGGTCGTTGCAATCGCGTGCGACAATGATGATTTGAATGAAGTGGGATTAGATCGTGCGGGCGATTCACCTGGTTTGCACTTTGCACCACTCTGGTCAACCAATATCACCGAGCGGGTCGCGCAGTACACCGCTTGGTTGAACACCGCTCAACCCGATCTAGTGATGATTGACGTTTCGGCCGAAATAGCGATGCTGACCCGGCTGGCTTCCATTCCAAGTGTTGTGATGCGTCAGCATGGTGACCGGAACGATGATGCTCACCAAATCGCTTATCACGCCGCACATTCGCTGCTTGCTCCTTTCCCCGAGCGAATGGAAGACGACATCACACCAGATTGGGTTCGTGATAAAACGGTTTACCTCGATGGATTTTGCAGGCACAGTGAGCCAACGTGCGAGACTTCAATGTCGTTTGAAAGTCCGACCATCGCAGTGATGTTTGGTCGTGGCGGTACTGATTTGACCGTCGAGCAATTGTGCGAGGCGGCTCGTTCGATTCCTGATCACCAATGGATCGTGATTGGCAAAGATGCTCCCGCAGCCCATCCGCTTCCAACAAACCTGCAATTTGTCGGATGGATTCAGGATCCAGTCGCCTACCTAACAGCTGCCGATCTCGTGGTGACTGCGGCGGGACACAATAGCGTGATGGAGGTGGGGCATTCCGGGTGTCGGTTCATCGCCGTGGCGCAGGACCGTCCCTTTGAAGAGCAAACCCGCAAGGCACGCATCCTGGACCGCGAAGGTTTGGCGGTGGGCGTCGAGTCCTGGCCGTCGGCGGAACAGTGGCCGACGTTGGTGGCCCGGGCCAAGCATCTTGATCCGACGCAGTGGCAAAGCGTCTTCCAAAACGATGGTGCAGTTCAAGCCGCTAACCATCTCGCTAAAGTAGCGTTGTGGTCGCGTGATCAACGTGTTTCCGGAGAAAGAATCTCGTTATGAAAGTTAGTGTTCTGACCATTGTTCGCGGGCGAAAAACGCACCTGCACAACCAACTGAAGGGGTTGCTGCAGTCGAACGTCCCACCGTCGCAATGGGTGATTGTCGGCATGAACGAGGATGTCTCGGTTGACCTGCCTGCCGACGCACCTTTTTCGGTGAAGACGGCACGCGTGAATGGGAATGGGACACAGTTGCCGCTTGCCGAGGCTAGAAACCTAGCCGCTTCACTCTGCGAAACCGCGGGCATGGTGTTTCTCGATGTTGACTGCATCCCTTCGCCCACCATGATCGCCCACTTCCAATCCGCTCTTCGGAAGGACGACGGTTTGTGGATGGGGAATGCTCGGTATTTGCCACTTGGGGCCGCGCGTGAGGGATGGCAGATGGCGGATATTCAAAAGCTGGCCGTGAATCACCCGTTGCAGCCGACGCTCAATCCTGGCGAGCTGATGCCATCGAAACACTACGAACTTTTTTGGTCACTCTGTTTTGCAATCAGCAAGATCGGTTTTGAAAAAGTAGGTGGGTTTGACGACTCGTTCGACGGCTACGGTGGCGAGGACACGGATTTCGCCTTTGCGGCAAGACAGGCAGGCATTCCATTCGGGTTCGTCGGAGCGACCGCCTATCACCAACATCATTCCGTATGCAAGCCACCTCTGAATCACTTCAACGCAATCGTTCGAAATGCGATTCGCTTCCACCAAAAGTGGAACGTGTGGCCGATGGGATCGTGGCTAGAGGCGTTCGCGGAACTCGAGCTTGTTCGGTTCGACCCCGACGCGAACGAGTTGATGATTCTAGAAGAACCAACACACCAAATGGTTCAACAAGCGGAGACGCTTAGTCCAGCCGGGTTCTAGTGTTCCTTTCATGAAAAAATCTGTCCGCTCCAAGCAGATCTTTTAGGCAAGTTCACATCGTTGCCTCGGAACAACGGGGGCAAGAGGCACGCGGGTTGCTCGTCATGGTGACGACTTACTTCAACCCAAACACCGAACGGAGATGACCCAATGGACGCGACCCTCGAAACCGCCACCTGCCCCGACGTTCAGCTCGTTGACCCACGCTACGCATACGCAACGCCACCGTTCGATGACCAGCAAACGATGGCGATGCCGGGAGCGACGGCAAAGATGGATCCTCAACCCGATCACGGCGAAAAGAGCTATCGTGGATCAGGAAAGTTGAAAGGGCTTAACGCAGTGGTGACTGGTGCCGACAGCGGAATCGGTCGCGCCATCGCTCTCTGCTACGCTCGCGAAGGTGCCAATGTGGTGATCAACTACTTGTCTGAGGATAGTGATGCGCAAGAGACCAAGATGCTCGTTGAAGATGCAGGCGTCCGGGCGGAAGTAATCCGAGGCGACTTGCAGAACGAGAAGTTTTGCGAGCAGCTAATCAGCGGCGCGGTGGACTCACTCGGCTCGATTGATTTGTTGGTTAACAACGCTGCTTTTCAGCTGACGGCGGATTCGATCGAAGAGTTTTCGACCGAGGTCTTCGATCGAATTTTCAAAACGAATGTTTATGCACCGTTTTGGCTGTCGCGGGCAGTAATGGATCGGCTTCCTGCCGGTGGCAGCATCATCAACACGGTGTCGATACAGGGATACAACCCGTCGGCCTATCTGTTGCCGTACGCATCGACCAAGTCCGCGATGATTGGCATGACCAAGGCGATGGCAAAGCTGGCGATCGAGCGTGGCGTCCGAGTCAATGCTGTCGCACCCGGTCCGGTTTGGACGCCGTTGATCCCGGGTTCCATGCCGACGGATAAGTTCAAGAACTTTGGTGAGGACACGCTCTTCCAGCGGCCTGCCCAGCCGATTGAACTCGCACCGCTCTACGTCTGGCTCGCCAGCAACGACGCCAGCTATGTTACCGGTGAAGTGTTCGGCTGCACCGGCGGCAAAACCCCTGTCTAGAGCATTTTTAAAAATGCCGTGGGACGTAACGGAAGTCGTCAAAACTTTCGATTCCCACGTCGGCTTACGAAACTCTTGACGAGTTCCACTACGAAAATCAAAATGCTCTAGTGGCTCGTCGAGACCGAGTCGTCCGTTAAAAAAGACACGATTCCTGTTTCGACGTCGTACATCGCACCGACGACGAGTAATTCGCCCGCATCGACGGCGCTGCGGATCGCATGGCTGCGACTCACGATTTCGCGAACCGTTCGCTCGACATTCTTCTTGGCAACACGATCCACACTTTCATCCATTGCTTCCCGGTGCATCGTTGCGACGCCTTGACCTTCGTCACCTTCCACGGACTCGTGGATTTCAGAGACGATCGCTTGCAGGTGCGTTCGGCCGTTAACTCTTTCGGAATCGTTTCGTTCGTCTAAGAACTTCATGGATGACGCGACGGCACCACAGCGAGTGTGTCCCATGACGAGAACCAGCTTTGCACCGGAAACGGTAACAGCGTACTCGAGACTGCCCAGCGAATTCGTGCCGATCACATTTCCAGCCACGCGTACGCTGAAGATGTCGCAGACACCGAGATCAAAAACCAATTCGGCTGGAACACGTGAATCGATGCAGTTCAGCACGGCGGCAAGGGGGCCTTGGCCACCGGCTGATGTGTCGATTGGACGACCGAAACCTCGTGAAATTCGGCGATCACCATGAAACCGTTTGTTGCCTTCCGTAAGA
This window encodes:
- a CDS encoding MATE family efflux transporter — protein: MDRKLPTNKRNEFGYRALLAVAVPLAATVGCFAITLFTDRTLLMWYGPTSSAASVSAGNLYWAVACIPVTTMGFITPLVALAMGDRRNRGATFGRVWSLLWQCVWLTIASVPLFALIGWFSPQLFEAFGHEPDLATNESQYFRTLLLVAPASMLEAGLTAFFVGRRVTTPILRSNIASAILNVGLDFWLIFGGLGIPALGVFGAALATALSMWFKVAVFAFLLVRLKSFGRHRLAVWRPNRKLIAEIVVPGSALGLQQLVRSSLFSFVLLIIGSASVTGLAATSAALSLYQLLSIPAIGLATAVTVVVGQGFASGGTNLAKKVMRQASVIGVVVAIAIAAVMLAFPGPLLQILLGGLDPIERSEIEPLAIILLRYAAVYCLVDVASLLLGAAAKGIGQTFILLTATAIPGVIAVGWGWWYSPSDELAVTHWWSVLIVWATLQATTIVFGIRREMSQA
- a CDS encoding glycosyltransferase family 4 protein, with the protein product MKIGIVGHVKFPIAKPFSGGLETFTHGYVKALVERGHDVTLFASGDSDRSLPLSPIVRRATIPDSRRRLGRVHNGWIESTEDEAYDTLMAKLAGSDYDVIHNHSLSPIPLRFANLLSVPMVTTLHAPVLPRMEAEIKSNGRCGMFVNISNANAAHWSRVLSEQAVIHNGVDVDFWRGCSPVKQNRAVWFGRILADKGPHFAIEAAHKAGLPIDIVGPISDQAYFDNEVAPRLRSDDRYLGHQTHDELCGIISRSSVALVTPCWDEPFGLVVAEALACGTPVAGFKRGALPEIVIPSVGRLATPGDTTALARAVRQCLRLNGEVCRRVAQENFSFERMVSQYEDVYARVATRIAA
- a CDS encoding glycosyltransferase; translated protein: MNQPSIGFYVHYHGMGHKHRAECILQHLTLPATVVTSNLDRLSWNGPTLKEVVAIACDNDDLNEVGLDRAGDSPGLHFAPLWSTNITERVAQYTAWLNTAQPDLVMIDVSAEIAMLTRLASIPSVVMRQHGDRNDDAHQIAYHAAHSLLAPFPERMEDDITPDWVRDKTVYLDGFCRHSEPTCETSMSFESPTIAVMFGRGGTDLTVEQLCEAARSIPDHQWIVIGKDAPAAHPLPTNLQFVGWIQDPVAYLTAADLVVTAAGHNSVMEVGHSGCRFIAVAQDRPFEEQTRKARILDREGLAVGVESWPSAEQWPTLVARAKHLDPTQWQSVFQNDGAVQAANHLAKVALWSRDQRVSGERISL
- a CDS encoding glycosyltransferase family 2 protein, translated to MKVSVLTIVRGRKTHLHNQLKGLLQSNVPPSQWVIVGMNEDVSVDLPADAPFSVKTARVNGNGTQLPLAEARNLAASLCETAGMVFLDVDCIPSPTMIAHFQSALRKDDGLWMGNARYLPLGAAREGWQMADIQKLAVNHPLQPTLNPGELMPSKHYELFWSLCFAISKIGFEKVGGFDDSFDGYGGEDTDFAFAARQAGIPFGFVGATAYHQHHSVCKPPLNHFNAIVRNAIRFHQKWNVWPMGSWLEAFAELELVRFDPDANELMILEEPTHQMVQQAETLSPAGF
- a CDS encoding SDR family oxidoreductase; protein product: MDATLETATCPDVQLVDPRYAYATPPFDDQQTMAMPGATAKMDPQPDHGEKSYRGSGKLKGLNAVVTGADSGIGRAIALCYAREGANVVINYLSEDSDAQETKMLVEDAGVRAEVIRGDLQNEKFCEQLISGAVDSLGSIDLLVNNAAFQLTADSIEEFSTEVFDRIFKTNVYAPFWLSRAVMDRLPAGGSIINTVSIQGYNPSAYLLPYASTKSAMIGMTKAMAKLAIERGVRVNAVAPGPVWTPLIPGSMPTDKFKNFGEDTLFQRPAQPIELAPLYVWLASNDASYVTGEVFGCTGGKTPV